The Streptomyces cyanogenus DNA segment GAACTCGGGCGTGATCGGCTCGACGTAGGTGGCGTCGGCGATCTCCGGGTCGGTCATGATCGTCGCCGGGTTGGAGTTGACGAGGATGACGCGCAGGCCTTCGGCCTTGAGCACGCGGCACGCCTGGGTGCCGGAGTAGTCGAACTCGGCGGCCTGGCCGATGACGATCGGGCCGGAGCCGATGACCAGGACGGACTGGATATCGGTGCGCTTAGGCACGCTGGCCCTCCATCAGGGAAACGAAGCGGTCGAAGAGGTAGGCGGCGTCGTGCGGGCCGGCTGCCGCTTCGGGGTGGTACTGGACGGAGAAGGCCGGCTGGTCGAGCAGCTGCAGGCCCTCCACGACGTCGTCGTTCAGGCAGACGTGCGAGACCTCGGCACGGCCGAACTTCGTCTCGCTGACCTTGTCGAGCGGCGCGTCCACGGCGAAGCCGTGGTTGTGCGCGGTGACCTCGACCTTGCCGGTCGTACGGTCCTGGACCGGCTGGTTGATGCCCCGGTGGCCGTACTTCAGCTTGTAGGTGCCGAAGCCGAGGGCGCGGCCGAGGATCTGGTTGCCGAAGCAGATGCCGAACAGGGGCGTCCTGCGCTCCAGGACGGCGGTCATGAGCGCGACCGGGCCGTCGGCGGTCGCCGGGTCGCCGGGACCGTTGGAGAAGAAGACACCGTCCGGGTTGACGGCGTAGATCTCGTCGGCCGTGGCGGTGGCGGGCAGGACGTGCACCTCGATGCCGCGCTCGGCCATGCGGTGCGGGGTCATGCCCTTGATGCCGAGGTCGATGGCGGCGACCGTGAACCGCTTCTCGCCGACCGCCGGGACGACGTACGCCTCCTTGGTCGCGACCTCCTCGTAGAGGCTCGCGCCCTTCATGTGCGGCTGGGCCTGCACGCGCTCCAGCAGCTCGGCCTCGGAGGCGCTGTCGAGCACAGTGCCGGAGAAGATGCCGGCGCGCATGGAGCCGCGCTCACGCAGATGGCGGGTCAGGGCCCGGGTGTCGATGCCGGAGATGCCGACGACGCCCTGCCGCTCCAGCTCGTCGTCCAGGGAGCGCTTGGCGCGCCAGTTGGACGGCACGCGCGCGGGGTCGCGCACGACGTAGCCGGAGACCCAGATGCGGCTCGACTCGTCGTCCTCGTCGTTCCAGCCGGTGTTGCCGATCTGCGGGGCGGTCGCGACGACGATCTGGCGGTCGTACGACGGGTCGGTGAGGGTCTCCTGGTAGCCGGTCATGCCGGTGGAGAACACGGCCTCGCCGAAGGTCTCCCCCACGGCCCCGTAGGCGCGGCCGCGGAAGATGCGGCCGTCCTCCAGGACGAGTACGGCGGGAAGCGCCTGGTTCCTCTGGGAGGAGCTTCCCCTGGTGGAGGTCGTCATCGTGCGCCTTCCGTGTCGTTGGTCATCTGGTTCAGGGTGTCGACCCACTCGGTGTGCTCGGCCGCGCGGTCGGAGCGGAAACCGGAGTCGATCAGTTTGTCGCCGTGTGCCCAGGTCACCACCAGCAGTCCGCCCTCGGTGAGGACCTTGCCGGCGATGCCCTTGTCGAGGCGGGCGCCGCGCAGGGCGGCCGTGGGGACGAAGAAGTCGGTCGCTCCGGGGCGCTCGACCTCCAGGCCCGCGTCGGTCAGGGTGAGCTCGGCCCGGCTGCGGGTGCCCAGGCCGTGGGCCACGATGCGGTCCAGCCACTGCCCGGCGGTGGTGGAGCCGTGGTAGCGGCCGCTCATCGTCAGTCTCGCCGCACCGGGCTGCTCCGGCGCGGTGGGGAGCGCCGGGAGGTCGCCCTGGAGGGTGCCGCGCCACTTCCAGCCCTCGCGCATCAGCCAGTAGACCAGCGCGATGAAGAGGGCCAGTCCGACGAGCCAGCCGATGCGGGCCCCCCAGTCGGTGACCTCGGCCGACTTCTTGGCCTCGGCCAGCAGGATTACAGGTGTCACGTGAGCTTCCCGTCGACGAGCGTGGCCTTGCCCCGCAGCCACGTGTGCGTCACACGGCCCGGCAGCTCGCGTCCCTCGTACGGGGTGTTGCGGCTGCGCGAGGCGAAGCCCGCGGGGTCCACCCGGCCACGGTATTCCGTGTCGACCAGGGTGAGGTTGGCGGGCTCACCAGCCGAGACGGGACGGCCGTGCCCGGTGGCCTGTCCGATCCGCGCGGGCTTGACGGACATGCGGTCGGCGACGCCGGCCCAGTCCAGCAGGCCCGTGTCGACCATGGTCTCCTGAACCACTGACAACGCGGTCTCCAGGCCGACCATGCCCATGGCGGCGGCGGCCCACTCGCAGTCCTTGTCCTCGTGCGGGTGCGGGGCGTGGTCGGTGGCGACGATGTCGATCGTGCCGTCGGCGAGCGCCTCGCGCAGGGCCAGCACGTCGCGCTCGGTGCGCAGCGGCGGGTTGACCTTGTAGACGGGGTTGTAGGTGCGCACCAGCTCGTCGGTGAGGAGCAGGTGGTGCGGGGTGACCTCGGCGGTGACGTCGATGCCGCGGGACTTGGCCCAGCGGACGATCTCGACGCTGCCGGCGGTCGAGAGGTGGCAGATGTGGACGCGGGAGCCGACGTGGTCGGCGAGCAGCACGTCCCGCGCGATGATCGACTCCTCGGCGACGGCCGGCCAGCCGCCCAGGCCCAGCTCGGCGGAGACGACGCCCTCGTTCATCTGGGCGCCCTCGGTGAGACGCGGCTCCTGCGCGTGCTGGGCGACGACACCGCCGAAGGCCTTCACGTACTCCAGCGCGCGGCGCATGATCACGGCGTCGTCCACGCACTTGCCGTCGTCGGAGAAGACGGTGACGCCGGCGGCGGACTCGTGCATGGCGCCCAGCTCGGCGAGCTTCCTGCCCTCCAGGCCGACGGTGACTGCGCCGATGGGGTGTACGTCGCAGTAGCCGTGCTCCCTGCCGAGCCGCCAGACCTGCTCGACCACACCGGCGGTGTCGGCGACCGGGAAGGTGTTGGCCATGGCGAACACGGCCGTGTAGCCGCCGCTCGCCGCGGCGCGGGTGCCGGTGAGGACGGTCTCGGAGTCCTCGCGGCCGGGTTCGCGCAGGTGGGTGTGCAGGTCGACCAGGCCGGGGAGGAGCACCTTGCCGTCGGCCTCCACCACCTCGGCGCCCTCGGCGGACAGGCCGCTGCCCACCTCGGCGATGGTCTCGCCGTCGATCAGGACGTCCTGCGGCGCGCCGCCGAGCACCTTCGCACCGCGGATCAGGATCTTGCTCATGTTCTTACTTCTCCTCGGTACGGGTGTGGGTGACGGCAGGCTCGTTTCCGCCCAGCAGCAGGTACAGGACGGCCATCCGGATGGAGACGCCGTTGGCGACCTGCTCGACGGCGGTGCAGCGGTCGGAGTCGGCGACCTCGGCGGTGATCTCCATGCCGCGGACCATCGGGCCGGGGTGCATGACGACGGCGTGCTCGGGCAGCTTGGCCATGCGGTCGCCGTCGAGGCCGTAGCGCCGCGCGTACTCGCGCTCGGTGGGGAAGAAGGCCGCGTTCATGCGCTCGCGCTGGACGCGGAGCATCATCACCGCGTCGCACTTGGGCAGCGTGCTGTCGAGGTCGTACGACACCGCGCACGGCCAGGACTCGACGCCGACCGGCACCAGGGTGGGCGGGGCGACCAGGGTGACCTCGGCGCCGAGCGTGTGCAGCAGGTCGACGTTGGAGCGGGCGACCCGGCTGTGCAGGACGTCACCGACGATGGTGATCCGCTTGCCGGACAGGTCCTGGCCGATCCCGGCGTCCCGGCCGATCAGCCGGCGGCGCATGGTGAAGGCGTCCAGCAGGGCCTGGGTGGGGTGCTGGTGGGTGCCGTCACCGGCGTTGATGACGGCGGCGTCGATCCAGCCCGAGTTGGCGAGGCGGTACGGGGCTCCGGAGGCTCCGTGCCGGATGACAACGGCGTCGACGCCCATGGCCTCCAGGGTCTGCGCGGTGTCCTTCAGGGACTCGCCCTTGGACACCGACGAGCCCTTGGCGGTGAAGTTGATGACGTCCGCGGACAGCCGCTTCTCGGCGGCCTCGAAGGAGATCCGCGTCCGCGTGGAGTCCTCGAAGAAGAGGTTGACGATCGTCCGGCCGCGCAGGGTCGGCAGCTTCTTGATCGGCCGGTCGGCCACCCGGGCCATCTCCTCGGCGGTGTCGAGGATCAGGACGGCGTCGTCGCGGGTGAGGTCGGCGGCCGAGATGAGATGACGCTGCATCTGTCAGGCTCCGTAAGGCAGTTCAATGAGGAGATGTACGGCAAACCGGCGCGTGTGCGGGCATGCCGAAGCAGCCCGGCGCCCGGGTTGCTACTGGCCGGTCTTCACACCGAGCAGCACGGTGTCGCGACCGTCCTCCTCGGCGAGCTGGACCTTGACCGTCTCCCGCAGCGACGTGGGGAGGTTCTTGCCGACGTAGTCGGCGCGGATGGGCAGTTCGCGGTGGCCGCGGTCGACCAGGACCGCGAGCTGCACCGCGCGCGGGCGCCCGATGTCGTTCAGGGCGTCGAGGGCGGCACGGATGGTACGGCCGGAGAAGAGCACGTCGTCGACGAGGACGACCAGCCGGCCGTCGATGCCGTCACCGGGGATCTCGGTGCGGGCCAGCGCGCGCGGGGGATGCATGCGCAGGTCGTCGCGGTACATGGTGATGTCGAGCGAGCCGACCGGGACCTTGCGGTCGGTGATCTGCTCCAGCTTGGCGGCGAGCCGCTGGGCGAGGAAGACACCCCGGGTCGGAATGCCGAGGAGCACCACGTCGTCGGCGCCCTTGGCGCGCTCGACGATCTCGTGGGCGATGCGGGTGAGCACCCGCGCGATGTCGGGGCCCTCGAGAACGGGCCGGGCATCGGACGCTTGCGGATGTGCAGGCGAGTCGTGCTTGTCCATACGAAACGGACCTCCTTCTCCGCCTCACGGGACGGACCTTAAAGGACGTCGGAATTGCGCCATCCACCGTAGCAGGTCGCCCGGCGGGCCTTTGCCACCCCCCGGGCACCACCCCGGCACCCGCGCGGCACCCGTCCGCCACCCCACATTCACCCACTTGGCTCAACGCGCCGCCACTACCACGGAAGAGTCGGTGTGGACCATCCGGCTTGACGCGCAAGAGTCACGCTGCGTAACCTCACAGTGAGTTACCAGCCGCGCGGCGGGAAGACAGTCCGGTCGCGTCGACACAGTGTCCGGGGAGCTATATGTCCAGCGAATACGCCAAACAGCTCGGGGCCAAGCTCCGGGCCATCCGCACCCAGCAGGGCCTTTCCCTCCACGGTGTCGAGGAGAAGTCCCAGGGGCGCTGGAAGGCCGTGGTGGTCGGTTCGTACGAGCGCGGCGACCGTGCCGTGACCGTGCAGCGACTGGCCGAGCTGGCCGATTTCTATGGCGTTCCGGTGCAGGAGCTCCTGCCGGGCACCACGCCGGGCGGCGCCGCCGAGCCGCCGCCGAAGCTGGTCCTGGACCTGGAGCGGCTGGCCACCGTGCCGGCCGAGAAGGCGGGCCCCCTGCAGCGCTACGCGGCGACGATCCAGTCCCAGCGCGGTGACTACAACGGCAAGGTGCTCTCCATCCGCCAGGACGACCTGCGCACACTCGCCGTCATCTACGACCAGTCCCCCTCGGTCCTCACCGAGCAGCTGATCAGCTGGGGCGTCCTGGACGCGGACGCGCGCCGCGCGGTCGCGACCCACGAAGAGGCGTAAGCACTCCACAGCCTCAGCAGAAACGTGCCGCCGGGGTGGCCGGAACCATGCGGTTCCGGCCACCCCGGCGGCGTTCCCGCGGTCGCTGCAGGAACGTCGGAGGGCCCGCAGCACCGACGTGCTGCGGGCCCTCCGACGATGGCGCGTACGGGGCGGTCAGGCCTCGTCCCGGCGCAGGGACGGCTTGAGCTCCTTCAGGCGGCCCAGCAGTCCGTTGACGAACGAGGGCGACTCGTCGGTCGAGAACTCCTTCGCCAGCTGCACCATCTCGTCCAGGACGACGGCGTCCGGGGTCTCGTCGACCCAGATCAGCTCGTACGCGCCCAGCCGCAGGATGTTGCGGTCCACGACCGGCATGCGGTCGAGCGTCCAGCCCACCGCGTACTGGGCGATCAGCTCGTCGATCCGCTTCGCGTGCTCGGCGTAGCCCTCGACCAGCTGCATCGTGTACTCGCTGACCGGCGGCTGCCGGGTGTCGGACCGGGAGAGCCGGATCCAGTCCGCGAGGACCGTCAGGACGTCGGCGCCGCGCTGGTCGCCCTCGAAGAGGATCTGGAAGGCGCGCTTGCGGGCCGTGTTGCGGGCAGCCACGGTTAGCTGTTCACCCGGCCGAGGTAGTCGCTGCTGCGGGTGTCGACCTTGATCTTCTCACCGGTGGTGATGAAGAGCGGGACCTGGATCTGGTGGCCGGTCTCCAGGGTGGCGGGCTTGGTCCCACCGGTGGAGCGGTCGCCCTGGACGCCCGGCTCGGTCTCGGCGATGGTCAGCTCGACGGCGGCGGGCAGCTCGACGAAGAGAACCTCGCCCTCGTGCTGCGCGACGGTGGCGGTGAAGCCCTCGACCAGGAAGTTCGCGGCGTCGCCGACGGCCTTCCGGTCGATGTGCAGCTGGTCGTAGGTCTCCATGTCCATGAAGACGAAGTACTCGCCGTCCATGTACGAGAACTGCATGTCGCGCTTGTCGACAGTGGCCGTCTCGACCTTGACACCGGCGTTGAAGGTCTTGTCGACGACCTTGCCGGAGAGCACGTTCTTGAGCTTGGTGCGCACGAAGGCCGGGCCCTTGCCGGGCTTGACGTGCTGGAACTCGACGACGGACCAGAGCTGGCCGCCTTCGAGCTTGAGCACCATGCCGTTCTTGAGGTCGTTCGTGGAAGCCACGGTTGCGGAATCTCCTGGACTGACGTACGACCCCGGCGCACGCACCTGCCTAGAGGGCGAGCAGCTCCTTGGTCGTGATGGTGAGTAGCTCGGGTCCGCCGTCCGCCTCGGGGCGCACGACGAGCGTGTCATCGATCCGGACGCCGCCCCGGCCCGGGAGGTGGACCCCCGGTTCGACGGTGACCGGCACGCAAGCGTCCAGTTTACCCATGGCTGAGGGAGCCAACTGCGGGTCCTCGTCGATTTCGAGTCCGACACCGTGGCCGGTCAGCGGTGGCAGGGCCTCCGCATAGCCCGCGGAGTCCAGCACCTGGCGGGCCGCACGGTCGACGTCACGGCAGGCGGCACCGGGCGCCAGGGCCTCGCGTCCGGCGCGCTGAGCGGCGAAGACGAGGTCGTAGAGCTGGATCTGCCAGTCGGCGGGAGAGGTGCCGATGACGAAGGTACGGCCGATCTCGCAACGGTAGCCGCGATAGGTGGCGCCCAGGCAGACGGAGAGGAAGTCGCCCTCCTCCACGCGCCGGTCGGTGGGGCGGTGGCCGCGGCGGCCGGCGTGCGGTCCGGTGGCCACCGAGGTGGAGAAGGCCGGTCCGTCGGCGCCGTGGTCGACCAGGCGCCGCTCCAGCTCCAGGGCGAGGTGCCGTTCGGTGCGGCCGACCAGGATGGACTCCAGCAGCTCGCCGAGGGCCTGGTCGGCGATCTCGGCGCCGATGCGCAGGCAGGAGATCTCCTCCTCGTCCTTGACCACCCTGAGCTGCTCGACGGCTCCGCCGAGGTCGGTGAGGCGGAGCTTCGGGGCGACGGAGGCGATGGCCCGGTGCCGGGTGACGGTGAGGTGGTGTTCCTCGACCGCCAGGGAGTCGGCGTCCTGGCCGGCGGCGAGGCCGGCTGCCGCGACGGCGGCGTCGCCGTCGTTCGACGCGAGGACGTGCAGGCGCAGGTTCTCGTCCGGCCTGCCTTCGTGGGGGCGGTCGTCCGGCGGGCCGGCGCAGACCAGGAGATCCTCGCGTCTGCCGAGCAGCAGGACGGCGCCCTGCGGGGCTGCGGCGGCGAGGTAGCGGACGTTGGCCGGGCGGGTGACGAGCGCTGCCGCGGTGCCGGCCGCGTTGACGTGGTCTCTCAGCCGGGATCGGCGGTTCGCGTACACCTCTGACATGAGATGAGCGTAGGAGTTTTGTGCCGATTGTGCCGATTCGTGGGGGCCGAGTGGGGTTGCGGGGCAGGTGGGGGTGGTGCCGACGGCGGCCGGCTGTGGGCGCGTGGTGGCGTCTCGCGCCCACGCGCCGGTGCCGCGCGCCGGTCCGGTCCCGCACCCCTCACGGCGCTGCCGCACGGCCCGTTCACCAGCTCGGCGGGCTCGCGATCGCTCTGGCCAGGACCTCGTCCAGCACACGCGCCGTGCCGGGGACGTCCAGCTGCGAGTTGTCGATGATCGGGAGGCCCGAGCCGTACCAGCCGGCCATGCGGCCGTGGATGCGGGCCACCTCCTCGTCGGTGAGACGGCGGTTCCCGGTGCGTTCGGCGTTGCGCTCCAGGACGACGTCCAGGCCCGGCAGGAGGACCACCGGAAGCAGTCCGGGGCCCACGTGCCGCTTCCAGCCGCCGAGGCCCACGACCGGGCGGTCCGGGAAGACGGCGTCGTCCAGGATGCAGGAGATGCCGTTGGCGAGGAAGTTGCGGGCGGCGAAGCCGCAGGTGCGGCGGGCCAGGCGGTACTGGGCCTCGGAGTTGTCGTTCCAGCCCGACTGGGGGTCGGCGAAGCCCGAGCGGACCCATTCGCGGACGTCGTCGAGGCTGATGTGGGCCGTGGGGACGCGGCGGTGGTCCGCCCAGTACTTGGCGACGCTGGTCTTGCCCGCGCCGGCCGGGCCGATGAGGAGGACGGCGAGGGTGGTGGCCGTCGCGTCCGGTGCCGTGCCCGCGGCGGGCGGCGCCGCGGGCGCGCCGACCGGGCCGCCGGGTGGCAGGGGGACGTGCCCGGTGGTATCGGGGGCCGGCGGGCCGGAGGTGTGCTGCTGCGGGGGCGCGGCCGGCGGCACCGGGCCGGAGGGAGCCGGGGGCTGCTGCGGTGCGGGCGGCACCGGGCCCGACGGGACCGGGAAGCCCGGCACCGGAGGCGGCGGGGGCACGGGGGCGGGCCCCTGGGAGGCGCCCGGGTACGCACCCGGGTGGTGTGCGGCCGGCGGCCAGCCGGTGTGCGGTCCCTGCCCCGGCTGGTGGGGCGGCGGCAGCGGAGACCCCACTGCGTGCTGCATCCGTTGCCACTCCGTCTCGTACAGGCGATGCGTGCCGGCGGCGGGGCGGGCCCCGCTCGCTACCGAACGGTACCGTCCCCGGCCGCCGTTTGGTGAAACGGCCGGGGGCGGCCCGAAGTGCCCGGTGGGCGAGGGAGTTCGGACGCGGGCAAGCGGCCCGGGCGGGTGCGGGGCGGTCCCGGGCCTACTGGCCGACCTCGCCGTAGGCGGCGAGGAGGACGGCCGGGTCCGGGCCCTCCAGGACGGTCGGCTTGGCCAGCCCGTCCAGGACGATGAAGCGCAGCATGTCGCCACGGGACTTCTTGTCGACCTTCATCGTCTCCAGCAGCTTGGGCCACTGGTCGTAGCGGTAGTGCAGCGGCAGGCCGACGGACTCCAGGACGGTGCGGTGGCGGTCGGCCGTCGCATCGTCCAGCCGGCCCGCCAGCCGGCCCAGTTCGGCGGCGAAGTGCATGCCGACCGCGACGGCCGCTCCGTGCCGCCACTTGTACCGCTCGTTCTTCTCGATGGCGTGGCCGAGCGTGTGGCCGTAGTTGAGGATCTCCCGCAGGCCCGACTCCTTCAGGTCCGAGGAGACGACCTCAGCCTTGACCCGGATCGAGCGCTCGATCAGCTCGGCCGTGTGCGGGCCCGCCGGGGTGCGGGCGGCCTCGGGGTCGGCCTCGATCAGGTCCAGGATCGCCGGGTCCGCGATGAACCCCGCCTTGATGATCTCGGCCAGACCGGAGACGTAGTCGTTCACGGAGAGGGAGTCCAGCGCCGCCAGATCGCACAGCACGCCGGCCGGCGGGTGGAAGGAGCCGACCAGGTTCTTGCCCTCGGCGGTGTTGATGCCGGTCTTGCCGCCGACCGCCGCGTCCACCATGGCCAGCACGGTGGTCGGGACGGCGATCCAGCGCACCCCGCGCAGCCAGGTCGCCGCGACGAACCCGGCCAGGTCCGTGGTCGAGCCGCCGCCGACCCCGACGATGGCGTCGGTGCGGGTGAAACCGCACTGGCCGAGCGCCTTCCAGCAGTAGGCGGCGACCTCGGCGGTCTTGGCCTCCTCGGCGTTGGGCACCTGGATGGCGACGGCCTCGTAGCCCTGCTCGGCCAGATCGGCGCGCAGCGCCTCACCGGTCTCGGCCAGCGCCTCCGGGTGGATCACGGCGACCCGCTTGGCCTGGTCCCCGATCAGCCCGGCCAGCTCGCCCAGCAGCTGCCGGCCCACCAGCACCTCGTACGGGTCGGTGCCCGCGGTGCCGGCGACCGGGATCCGGGTGAGTGCCTCGCTCATACCTGCTTCAACTCCAGTGCGTCCCATGCCGCCTGCGTGACCTCTTCGGGCGTGCGGCCGTCCGTCGCCACGACGACGGTGGCGACCTCCTCGTACAGGTGCCGGCGGGCCTCCATCAGCTCCCGCCACTGCTTGCGCGGGTTGACCGCGAGCAGCGGGCGGGCCACGTTCAGGCCGGTGCGCCTGACGGCCTCCTCGACCTCCATCGACAGGTAGATCACCCGGTGCCCGGCCAGCAGCGCCCGGGTGTCGGGGTCCAGGACCGCCCCGCCGCCGAGCGCGACGACACCCGGGTGCTCGGCGAGCGCGGTCCGCACGGCGGCCTTCTCCAGCGCGCGGAAGGCGGCCTCTCCCTCGTCCACGAAAATCTCGGCGATCGTGCGGCCCTCGGCCGCCACGATGTCCTCGTCGGTGTCCCGGTAGCCGACGCCGAGGCGCTCGGCGAGCAGCTGTCCGACGGTGGACTTGCCCACACCCATCGGACCGACCAGCACGACCGCAGGCATACCGCTCACCGGATGGCCAGGTTGTCGAGGTACGACCGGACGTTGCGGCGGGTCTCCGGGACGGAGTCACCGCCGAACTTCTCGGCGACCGCGTCCGCGAGGACGAGCGCCACCATGGCCTCGGCGACGATGCCGGCCGCCGGGACGGCGGAGACGTCGGAGCGCTGGTGGTGGGCCTGGGCGGGCTCGCCGGTGGTGACGTCCACCGTCTTCAGCGCGCGCGGCACGGTGGCGATCGGCTTCATGGCGGCCCGCACCCGCAGCAGCTCACCCGTGCTGAGGCCGCCCTCGGTGCCGCCCGAGCGGCCGGAGACGCGCCGGATGCCCTCCGGCGTGTTGACGATCTCGTCGTGCGCCTGGGAGCCGGGCACGCGGGCCAGCTCGAAGCCGTCGCCGATCTCGACGCCCTTGATCGCCTGGATGCCCATGAGCGCGCCGGCGAGGCGGGCGTCCAGCTTGCGGTCCCAGTGCACGTGCGAACCGAGGCCGACCGGGACGTCGTAGGCCAGCACCTCGACCACGCCGCCCAGGGTGTCGCCGTCCTTGTGGGCCTGGTCGATCTCGGCGACCATCGCCTTCGAGGCGTCGGCGTCGAGGCAGCGCACCGGGTCCGCGTCGAGCTTCTCGACGTCGGCCGGAGTGGGGTAGACGCCCTGCGGGGCCTTCACGGAGCACAGCTCGACCACGTGGGAGACGATCTCGATGCCGGCGGTCTCCTTCAGGTACGACCGGGCGACCGCGCCCAGCGCGACGCGGGCCGCCGTCTCCCGGGCCGAGGCGCGCTCCAGGATCGGCCGGGCCTCGTCGAAGCCGTACTTCTGCATGCCCGCCAGGTCGGCGTGGCCCGGGCGGGGGCGGGTCAGCGGCGCGTTGCGGCCCAGTCCCGCGAGCACCTCGGGGTCGACCGGATCGGCCGCCATGACCTGTTCCCACTTCGGCCACTCGGTGTTGCCCACCATGATCGCCACCGGCGAGCCCAGGGTCAGGCCGTGCCGGACACCGCCCAGGAAGGTGACCTCGTCCCGCTCGAACTTCATGCGGGCACCGCGGCCATAGCCGAGCCGCCGCCGCGCCAGGTGGTCCGCCACCATGTCCGTGGTGATCGGCACGCCGGCGGGAAGACCCTCCAGCGTCGCGACAAGTGCGGGACCGTGGGACTCCCCCGCGGTCAGCCAACGCAGCCTGCTCAACGGTGCTCCTCAGTGCTCGCGCCCGGTACTGCCCTGCGCACGCGCGTCCTCGCGTACGGCGACGGCGCGACCGGGTGCGCGACCCCGGTACGCCACCTCCGATCCTCCCACGTCCGGGGGCGGAAACCGGCCGCCGGTCCAGCAGGCGGACGCGTGCGCGGGGGTCAGCGGGCCGCGAGCGCCTTCTCTCCTGCGTGCCGCATGGCGTCCAGTGGGCCCGGGGTGCGCCCGGTCATCTGCTCGAACTGGAGCACGGCCTGGTGGACCAGCAGGTCGAGGCCGCTGACCACGGCGCCGCCGAACATGGACCAGCGGGCCGCCAGCTCGGTGGGCCAGGGGTCGTAGAGCACGTCGAAGAGGGTGGCGGGGCGCTCGGGTACGGCGGTGGCGAGGGCGTCGGTGGTGCCGGCGGGCGTGGTGGCGATCACCAGCGGGGCGCGCAGCGCCTCGGCCGCGTCCGACCAGTCCGCCGTACGAACGTCCACGTCGAGCCGCTCGCCCCACTGCCGCATCTCGGCGGCGCGGGCCTCGCTGCGGACGTAGGCGACGACCTCCCCGGTGCAGACCCGGGCCAGCGCGGCGAGCGCGGAGGAGGCCGTGGCGCCGGCGCCGAGGATCGCGGCGGAGTCGACCTGCTCGATGCCGTGCTCGCGCAGGGCGGCCACCATGCCCGGGATGTCGGTGTTGTCGCCGCGCCGGCGTCCGTCCTCGGTGAAGACGAGCGTGTTGACCGCGTCGACCGAGGCGGCGGTGTCGCTGATCTCGTCCAGCAGCGGGATGACCGCCCGCTTCAGCGGCATGGTCAGCGACAGCCCGGCCCACTCCGGCCCGAGCCGGTCCAGGAAGCCGGGCAGGGCGGCCTCGTCGAC contains these protein-coding regions:
- a CDS encoding Pro-rich N-terminal domain-containing protein; this encodes MQHAVGSPLPPPHQPGQGPHTGWPPAAHHPGAYPGASQGPAPVPPPPPVPGFPVPSGPVPPAPQQPPAPSGPVPPAAPPQQHTSGPPAPDTTGHVPLPPGGPVGAPAAPPAAGTAPDATATTLAVLLIGPAGAGKTSVAKYWADHRRVPTAHISLDDVREWVRSGFADPQSGWNDNSEAQYRLARRTCGFAARNFLANGISCILDDAVFPDRPVVGLGGWKRHVGPGLLPVVLLPGLDVVLERNAERTGNRRLTDEEVARIHGRMAGWYGSGLPIIDNSQLDVPGTARVLDEVLARAIASPPSW
- the aroB gene encoding 3-dehydroquinate synthase, yielding MSEALTRIPVAGTAGTDPYEVLVGRQLLGELAGLIGDQAKRVAVIHPEALAETGEALRADLAEQGYEAVAIQVPNAEEAKTAEVAAYCWKALGQCGFTRTDAIVGVGGGSTTDLAGFVAATWLRGVRWIAVPTTVLAMVDAAVGGKTGINTAEGKNLVGSFHPPAGVLCDLAALDSLSVNDYVSGLAEIIKAGFIADPAILDLIEADPEAARTPAGPHTAELIERSIRVKAEVVSSDLKESGLREILNYGHTLGHAIEKNERYKWRHGAAVAVGMHFAAELGRLAGRLDDATADRHRTVLESVGLPLHYRYDQWPKLLETMKVDKKSRGDMLRFIVLDGLAKPTVLEGPDPAVLLAAYGEVGQ
- a CDS encoding shikimate kinase produces the protein MPAVVLVGPMGVGKSTVGQLLAERLGVGYRDTDEDIVAAEGRTIAEIFVDEGEAAFRALEKAAVRTALAEHPGVVALGGGAVLDPDTRALLAGHRVIYLSMEVEEAVRRTGLNVARPLLAVNPRKQWRELMEARRHLYEEVATVVVATDGRTPEEVTQAAWDALELKQV
- the aroC gene encoding chorismate synthase, with translation MSRLRWLTAGESHGPALVATLEGLPAGVPITTDMVADHLARRRLGYGRGARMKFERDEVTFLGGVRHGLTLGSPVAIMVGNTEWPKWEQVMAADPVDPEVLAGLGRNAPLTRPRPGHADLAGMQKYGFDEARPILERASARETAARVALGAVARSYLKETAGIEIVSHVVELCSVKAPQGVYPTPADVEKLDADPVRCLDADASKAMVAEIDQAHKDGDTLGGVVEVLAYDVPVGLGSHVHWDRKLDARLAGALMGIQAIKGVEIGDGFELARVPGSQAHDEIVNTPEGIRRVSGRSGGTEGGLSTGELLRVRAAMKPIATVPRALKTVDVTTGEPAQAHHQRSDVSAVPAAGIVAEAMVALVLADAVAEKFGGDSVPETRRNVRSYLDNLAIR
- a CDS encoding shikimate dehydrogenase; translation: MPTRATDGRRAAVLGSPIAHSLSPVLHRAAYEAAGLTDWSYDSFDVDEAALPGFLDRLGPEWAGLSLTMPLKRAVIPLLDEISDTAASVDAVNTLVFTEDGRRRGDNTDIPGMVAALREHGIEQVDSAAILGAGATASSALAALARVCTGEVVAYVRSEARAAEMRQWGERLDVDVRTADWSDAAEALRAPLVIATTPAGTTDALATAVPERPATLFDVLYDPWPTELAARWSMFGGAVVSGLDLLVHQAVLQFEQMTGRTPGPLDAMRHAGEKALAAR